The stretch of DNA CAGAAGAATTTGCCATCTAAACTTCTTGTTTCTTGTAATAAACTGGACTCTGCTCCACTTTTTAGCAGCTGATTCTGAGCCTCACTCACACTTAACCTAAGGCCATGAAGCTCCACTGATGGAGAAAAATGTACAACATGAAGAGTTAAGTAGATTAAATTACTGTGCAAAAATGCCTCCCCCAGtctttctcaaacacacacacacacacacacacacaaacagaggcTATAAAGCCaagtagaaacacacacacacacacacagatcactaAAGGCATGCCTTCAAACTGTCAGATCTGAGTCATGCCCATTACGCAGGGGGAGCTCAGATGAGTATGTTTACCATGTTCCTGCATATTTCATCTTACTGACTCATTTACATGCTGAAGTTAGCAGGGAGAAGGAAAATATAACagaatatttgtatttatttgtgctttaataGTAAACTGGGTGACTTGGGCaatagatattttaaaaaagtgtagcAACATGATGTGTGAATTAGCacaaacatcattttcatagttttttttttgattgaaataGACCTTGTTTAAACTGAAAAATGCATTATCTGCATTGTGTAACTACTGACTCTGACTACATTAGGTACAAATGTCATTTGTATGAACTGACACAGGACCAGATCCATCTTGAAGGCGGTGCCTgccattgtgtaaatatttccCTAGAGCTGGTTTAATGACCATATGTCACAGGAAAGTATGCTTAATGAAGTTATGCTTtataacacattaaataagaTTGACCttgattgtattttttattatggtGTGGACTTTTGTTGAGGATTGAAATTGGAGTTTGTGGTTATTGCCACCAGTAATAACTTCCATTTCCACTCCTGGTCCACAGAGATTTGTTGCTTTCAATAAAGTTCATGAGAATGCAGATGAAGAAAATCATATACTGTACTTCACTTTGACATAACTTCTGAACACATATTCTTGACTCTTGTCACAATGAAGAAGTGCAAATATCTCTGATTTGTAAAATGGTTTGTTTATCAGTCTACAGTCATATTTTTGTGCTTTGGCCAATAATCTGAGATCTCACAGTGACTGAGAGTCATGAGGAGTCGATAGCTTGACAGCAATAGTCTACCAGCTACACATCACATTAGTGACTAAAGCACACATTTCCTTTTGCCATGTCTGTGGTAAACACTGGTTCAACAGAGCCCTTGTGCTGACTgacaaaactaaacatggaaCAGATTTCACAAAGCCACAggacaatcaatcaatcaatcaatcaatcaatcgttTCTCATGAGAGAGCTATACAGACTACTCGAGGCCTGTGTCTGCAGAATTCATCGGATGTCCGTAGTCTTAAATCTGATGTCCACCTCTGGCAGTCTTTAATCAGATATCTGCATCTGTGGCAGTTTCTGATGCAGATGTGGAACCTCTTGCAGAGGTATCTGTGTGGAGATGCATCAAGCATCTGGCAGATCCTGCAATCTTCAGAAGGCTGTTTCTCTCTTCACCTTTTTCTTGCAGTAGTTTATTGTAATCAGACTTCAACAGTCCAGGAAGCACAATCTGCAGCCAGATGATGGCCGGCAGATATCCTCCTGCATTCTGTCACAATTCATTTTAATGCTGGGGAGTAAATAGAGGAAGTGTGTGACTGGTTGCGTGCTTATGTGTGCATTTGCGTATATAAAAAGCGGATCTTTGAAAGATTTCTTAATCATAACAGATAATGGCCATCGATTCTCCTTGACTTCCCCTTTACACCCATATCCTCAGCCTCCCATTGTCACCTCTCATCTTTTGCTCCTTCCTGCTTGCCTCAAACACCAATACTCTGTTCAGTCCTTCAGTCCTTTCCCAGATGCAATCCTGTCCAGCAGGCCAACTGAGGAACTtgtacatgcatacacacacgcacgcacgcacgcacacacacacacacacacaaacacagacagacagacacagagttCTTCCTAAATCTTTTACATCATCACTGTTTTGATATCACCACCTTACTAATCCAGGATAAAGGTTAGTAAGATGGAAGTTGTGTATTTCCATTTGTGTGCATATtacatgtgtatatgtatgtgtatgtgcgtgtgtgtttgtgtgtttgtccagtCTGGTCCACAggtgtgtgtgggcatgtgtgcgtgcatgtgtgtgtgtcagttggTCTCATAGGAGGAAAGCAGCGCGGCGTCCACCGGCTCCATGCAGGAGGGACATGTGAAGGATCTCATCAGCCAGTCGTCTATACAGTCCATGTGGTAGATGTGCATGCAGGGCAGGAACCGGATGGGGTCTCCGTACACAAAGTCCATCATACAAATGACGCACCTGCAgaggagaacacacacattcattattaACTCAATACTATGTTTTGTTAGGTAAAGATGTGGACAGCAGAAACATGCAGGAAATAGCAGAATAGAAATAAAACCACATACTTGACACTAAAGCTATAATTATCAGTCACTTAATTGCTTAGTTGATcagcagaaaattaatcagcagctatgttaaatgctgtttaatggtTTCAGTCAAGTGTCTAGGCAGGAACATTTCCTGATGAAGGTCTGAGGACCAAAACCTTGTCAATAAAGTGAGTACAAGTGACTGACAATATGCAGGGTTTTTTTGGTCCATTTACACTAAAAGGCAAACATTTGGCATTTTTGATATTTACTtgattaattaagaaaataaccaaaaaaatcatcaatgatAAATATTAGTTGCTTGCCTGCTTAAAACTACATTGGTTTATCTGAGACGAagcacattaaaatataaatacagtcaaTTTACACTCTTCATTAGATATATGATGGGAATTCATTTGCATGTGACAACAGCAAGTTGTGTTGCAgtataaatcaaagtatatAATCCAGGGGATGTTTTGAGGTTTGAGTCTTCAAGTCTTTTAAGGCCATACAAACACCCTGCTTAAACACAGATTACTGCAGTGAAGGAGCCTCTCTCTGAGTCTCACCAACCAGGGTTTCTACTCACTCTCTTATCTTCTTCTCAGAGCCATCCCGCCCCGGATCATATACACCCTTTGGGAGGTGCTGGATGAGTCCGATACGTTGGGCGATGCGGACCTGCTCCTCTTCTGTCAGCTGAGTGGCCAGCCGGGCCTGGCTGGGTGTTGGGTGGTAGACAGGCACATGGATCTGCTCctgtagaaagagagagggaggagtgcAAGAGTCAAATGACATAATTGCCTTTTCTACAATATGAAATTACTTCTAGGTAAAAGGAAGAATCTTAGGGGAGGATTaacagagaaatacacagaaaatCATGAGAAGCCATGATAATTTTGCTATTCTCAAgctaattttttattttatccaaGCCATCTGTCTCAGAATCATGGCAGgaaatactttaaaatgaaaacactgtgaATATAAGCTGCAGTCAGTAAGACTGTTCTATAGTCTTGTTTCATAAGCCATGCTTACCAAATCTCCTCCCttcttaatgttattttaactaAAGCACAAGATGTCATTCTTTCACTTTCGGCAGAAGTCAAACTGGGTCTTGCAGATGTGCTTCAAGCTTGTGaaactctctttttcttttcttttatggtACAAACACATTACGGGAACCGGGATTTAAGCATTTCCTTTCATACTGAAAGACGGATTAATGTCACCACCTGCCAACACAATACTGGTAAGCATTAGTATGTAAGTTTCTTTGCTTTAAGGGTGGATTTCACTTCTGCTCACCACACAATGGAAGCATTTGACTGTGATTTTCAAAATTCACCACATATtctttgttttaatatgttatTATTGTTCATCTCAAATTCCCCCAGTAACTATCTGATGTAATCAATGATAAATTACAAACTGGCATTATTTCTGGCCATGTTTTGGATATGTGATCTCAGGCAGTAGGTGGTGGTGTTTCCACATCTTATTCTAACAGCCGGCGCAGCAGAAACCTACTAAGCCACGGTCTGACTTGGCTGAAGATTAGAAatgtgatgaataaaaaaatcctaaatgtTGTTCAATTTTTAGTATGTCAATGTCACAGACTGGATTTATGAAATTAGATTACTGAAGCAATTAAACTTTGATTTGATCACTACATAACAGATCACAGCATGAACaaacatctatctatccttTCAATTTCCCTGGAAATTTGATATGGTCATTGGTCAGACCTCAACCTGGAAAACGGACACTGAACAGTGCTAAACTTCAAAGCAGCTGATGCCTCCCTGTCCGCTGACAACTGGCTCAACAGCAATCCCGCTTTTGTTTTAACCAGCTAAGACTGAATGTGAAAAGTGACAAGCCCTGAGTCGTTCATTATGCCTGTCTGTAAATATTGGTGTGTATAACCACATCGAATCAAAGCCACCAACAGGGTTTCAGTATTGGATTGGAATGAGTCAAACAAAAGAAGTTATTATATTACCACACCCCAAAGCTGTACTGTAATATAGAGTATAGCTTTGGAGTGTACAGAGGATAATACAGAGTCTATATTATACTAAACATGTTAGATATTTCTAAATATCAAATATACTTTCTGAAAGAGGATGATTTATTGTCCATGTGACAATCTAAAAAGTGTAACTGCCACAATGTCTGAAAAGATCCATattaaatgttacaattaaTTTCAATGGTAAatgacacaaataaacaaaactgaaataacATAAAACCAAACACAGCCTTTAATGTAAATGCTTTAGCCATCATTTTGAAACAtggaaaactaaaataatgacGATATAATAATGACTTcccacacaaaacaaaagagaatgATTGTCTATTGATGTGCTTTAATTTCCTGCCAAAAACACCCAGCATGACATTCATGATGTGTGAAGAAATTCAGCTTTTATGAGGTTTTTAGTCTCAAGTGAAGTTGAGCCACACTGTTGTAAATTTGCTGTATAGTGTCGTCCTCCATCATATGCTATACTTGatgaaataacatttatttcaaaCTCATCACAGCAGTTTATAAGTGTGGGTGAGACTAggtgatttttgttttctatcGTCTGTACAATCAAACGTGTTATTCTCGTGCTCTTCTCGGAATTACTTTCTATTCACTCCATTTTTCTCACGCTGTGGTCTATGGCTTTGCATCTGctttatcttccttcctttccttcctacataTATTACTCACTCACTTCTACGAAACACTCATACACAATGGATGTGGTTTCTTGTGGTGTGTGCTCGTTCATCCTCTCCCCTCTTCAGCGCATCCAGCTCAACTGTGTGCCAAACCATGAAGGGTCCAAGCCTCAGGTCATGGATTAGGCTATGAATCCAGTCTAATGCCATCAAGTGAGCTCCTTCATTAACCACCAGTATAACCACACTGCAGAGATGACCTTGTGACACAAAGCAATGACCAGCTTGAAATCAGACAGGCGTCGGCCTAATCAGCAGACTAAACATTTATCAGACAATGCAGTGTCGCAGTTTACAAGCCATCTGCACAAAATATCGAGTAGGATCGACCTATGAGTGGCAGGCATGAAACTTAAATCACTctccatttccttctttctttttttggctgATTTGGTAATTGGCTTAGTTTAAGTGCtattgtaatattgtgttttttttcttccttttatggCTTGCTGACTAAACCTTATTTACCACAACTGAAATGAGTAAGAAGATCACAATTTGtcaatttgttctttttttatacaaaatatttatCATACTGTAAAAAGTAGCAGCAGCCCCATACAACCACAGAGATCTACTGACTGTTAAACCACTCTAATAATAATTGCAGCAAATAGTTTGCTTAATGGACATAAAATCACAATACCGTccttaagagaaaaaaaacccccatcaaacatcatcagcaATGATGACGGCTAGCTCGCAGTCAGCCTCTTAGCTCCGTAGCATTTTAGCCATGAGTCAGCATAACTGGTAGTTGAGGCAGTCTGCTGCTTCCCTGACAGCCACTCCTTTGGTTCGTATCAAAAAGAGATGGCAGCCAGGCAGAAGGACTAAAAGCCACAGACAGGGCCTCAGAGGGGCCAACAgctgtactctgtgtgtgtgtgtgtgtgtgagagagagagtgtatgtgtgtgtgctcgggTGGTCATCTGTGCCGTGGTCAGCAGTGTAATTGTTATCATAtgcctctccctcctttcatacATGGCATGTCAGCTGGACTGTGACAACTGTTCATTATGTGACCTCAGGTTGACCAGAAGGACAACAGTCAGGGAGACAGAGTAGGCGTGGGTGAAAGGGGGGTGCTGGGTCCACAGTGGAGGGTGGTGGCTAGCTGAGTCAAAGTACAGACCTTGGTTTTGTTTGCCAAGTATGCTCTAGTCTGCTGAAGCAGGCACTGAGCAGCTGAAACTGTCAGCCTGCCAGGCCCCAGGCTGCTAATGGTGAGCAGGAAGGGAGGTGAAGATTATAGGCAACAAGGAATGAgagcaaacacagagagagaaaaaaagaaagacaaagaatgaaGATATTTATCCTC from Scomber japonicus isolate fScoJap1 chromosome 7, fScoJap1.pri, whole genome shotgun sequence encodes:
- the rnf11b gene encoding RING finger protein 11b produces the protein MGNCLKSPTSDDISLLHESQSDRASYGDGADPDQEPPPPYQEQIHVPVYHPTPSQARLATQLTEEEQVRIAQRIGLIQHLPKGVYDPGRDGSEKKIRECVICMMDFVYGDPIRFLPCMHIYHMDCIDDWLMRSFTCPSCMEPVDAALLSSYETN